The Arachidicoccus terrestris genome includes the window TGACCAGAGCTGCGTCAAATTCCAGTAAGCGCCCCAAATGGCATCTGTATTAATCATCTGAAATTTTAAACGACCGGAATGGTTTCGGGGAATATGGCCGAACCTGGCATTATCTCTACCAGCAGTGCCACTATCACCGGACGCTGCCTTTTGCCGATAAGCCAACGGATAGTCTCCGCTCACATCGCAGGACACCCCTCTTCCGAGAAGCGCATGGTAAAGGCCGGTATAAAATTTAATTTTTAAATCTTCCGTGTGGCTTTCTACCCGGATGCGACCTAAGGCCTTTGCCCATACATTTTGCACCTGTCGCCTTGCCTGGTCAAAATCCAGGTAAGCGGCTTCTTCCATTAAATTACGGCGGGCCCCCGCTATACCGGTATAGGAAAGGCCGACTTTTATTTCAACAGGGCCGCGGCGACTTTGGTCATCCGGATAATCAAAATATAATCCTGCCCCCTTGCCGGCCGCTTTGACGGGAGCGCCACCGCCCTTTACCTGAGTGCCGGTAAAGCTTCCGGCTTTTACCGGTGGCTGGCTCAACTCACCAAAAATATACATCTGAACAGCGCCTTGCCGGTCAAAAATATCCAGGTATTTAGGGAAAGTCCGGACGTAGCCCTCAAAATGGGTCGCGTCCACCATGGATACCACGGCATCCTTTACTTCGCCACTCTCTCCCCATTTGTTTCCCATAACGAGTAGCACCCTGTTGCCGGCAGCAGGATGTCCCTGGTTGGCCTCTGGAAAACTAAATCGTAAAAATCCGACCCGTTTCGTTGCTGTGAGTTCCGCTTTTATCCCGTAGTCATCCAGCATAACCCGGTAATACCCCGGTTCTGCCACTTCTGTGCTGTGCCGGTAATGAGAACGGTAACCTTTTTTGACGACATCTGAACTATCCCCCGGCTTCGTATATAAGGGGCCGTTCGTGGCGGTCAGCATGGCGCCGCCGAGCTGCCATTCATGAAATAGCACAAAGCCTTCTATCGTTCTATCCCGGGGATCGTAGCCGACTGCCTCCCAACCCGAAGCATTACCATAATGACCATTCGTGGAAGGCGCCAGCTTGGCCATTCCCTGAGGTGCCGCTCCCGGCGTAAAGAAAAACCAACGGCTCTGAGCGGTGCCGATCCCAGGATGCACATAAGATAGAACAGAAACGGTGTCTGTATAATGTTTCCCCAAGGCTGCATTTTGCTGCCCGTGAAGAACCGGTGAAAAAAGCAAACCTATTGCTATTAAAAAAACTAAAAACCGTGAACCAGGCAATACTTCTGTGAGACGCACCATACGCCGGCTTACGTATTGCTGACCAGACTGGCTATCGTAATAGATTTGCATATTATTACCCATATGTAATATTAATAAAGGAATATTCAGAAATTATCTTAGTGCTCAGTATCCCGGATTCTGCGGTTTTAAGGCCGGATTCCGCTGCATTTCAGTGGAAGGTATTGGCATCAAGAGGTCTTTCTCCTGAAACTTTTGTCCCCGGCCATTATCGTGCCCCACCAGTGCAGAAAAACTTACTTTATGACCGGCTCCTACGTCCGGATATAACCGGGTACGTGTCATATCAAACCAGA containing:
- a CDS encoding GH92 family glycosyl hydrolase; the encoded protein is MGNNMQIYYDSQSGQQYVSRRMVRLTEVLPGSRFLVFLIAIGLLFSPVLHGQQNAALGKHYTDTVSVLSYVHPGIGTAQSRWFFFTPGAAPQGMAKLAPSTNGHYGNASGWEAVGYDPRDRTIEGFVLFHEWQLGGAMLTATNGPLYTKPGDSSDVVKKGYRSHYRHSTEVAEPGYYRVMLDDYGIKAELTATKRVGFLRFSFPEANQGHPAAGNRVLLVMGNKWGESGEVKDAVVSMVDATHFEGYVRTFPKYLDIFDRQGAVQMYIFGELSQPPVKAGSFTGTQVKGGGAPVKAAGKGAGLYFDYPDDQSRRGPVEIKVGLSYTGIAGARRNLMEEAAYLDFDQARRQVQNVWAKALGRIRVESHTEDLKIKFYTGLYHALLGRGVSCDVSGDYPLAYRQKAASGDSGTAGRDNARFGHIPRNHSGRLKFQMINTDAIWGAYWNLTQLWSLAYPKYLRDFAYTQLEMYKNRGWFADGLVNSQYASGVGTNFVGLVLAAAYQTGLFKNADSSELQLIYAAVRKNELGIRDQHGARPAGAGKEDLAAFLKMGYVPYKDQQHSNAEGSNFAASHTLEYSFSAYAAGQLARALHKTRDAQLFEQYASGWKKIFDSSLKLIRPKDSNGNFIKDYDPYEPWRGFQEGNGMQYSFFVPGNPHGLVQSIGKDLFNARLQKIFSAAEKDAFSGGRTMDAFSGVKAGYNQGNQPDMHMSWLFNFSGQPWQTQHWTRAIIDQFYGTDSIHGYGFGQDEDQGQLGGWLVMSSLGLFDVKGFTDRRPIIEIGSPVFDKATILLGNDHELIIQTKNNSRTNRYIQSASFNGKPLNKCWLYRDELMQGGVLQLTMGPRPNTAWGVKHPPSNEVPSLKEGDN